The following proteins are co-located in the Ruminococcaceae bacterium KH2T8 genome:
- a CDS encoding beta-glucosidase translates to MMEFHALKNDSVTKTELDNQSRVRAFAGECVVILENDGVLPLAGKGKIALYGNGARHTIKGGTGSGDVNSRYVVNIEDGLKDAGFEVTSTSWLDRFDGIFEKNKTDYMEKIKRVAKESGLSEIEVMFAEPISIPEIIEITDSDIAESDTDIAIYVVSRDSGEGGDRKCAEGDYLFRADELAAIGKLASSYKKFIVLLNIGGIVDIKTVKDIDGVNAIADISQLGNIGGYVVADVLTGKADPSGRLTDTWAKNYEDYPGYQDFSSNNGNTDDEFYKEGIYIGYRYFDTFSVEPLYPFGYGLGYTTFDIKTTDAEIRGSKVSLTVEVINTGSHNGKETVQVYVSAPLGKADKPYQELAAYEKTKLLAPGETDTLNITFDLKNQDSFDPETATRILDKGDYYVRVGKNSRDTKIAAVVNVRDTITTRKLKNLFAADIEFEEMKNPNTQRQITSFNPNDEIESCEAVRLLLEKESINAVTIDYVTKKPAMTDDHPDKDIMFEDVIYGEHTVEELTAQLTVPEMAMLCVGAYGNFLADSIVGAASLHVPGAAAETPDHLLESRGIPVMILADGPAGLRLQPHFKATPDGTLLPGGEVFGLSYRDFPDTTPEDAVDYYQYCTAIPIATALAQTWNKELIKEAGNIVGEEMKLFGVHFWLAPGMNIHRNPLCGRNFEYYSEDPLVSGMCAAYDTLGVQSYAGQGTTIKHYAGNNQEDNRMYSNSHISEKALRDLYLKGFGIAIKLSQPYSIMTSYNLINGTHAANNHDLIQGVARDEFGFEGVVMTDWYTSQDFFFGGDRKVKYPCSSSPMCIKAGNDWQMPGCEKNVTDIIDAIESGEITLGELQFCTCNILRMAVKCFS, encoded by the coding sequence ATGATGGAATTTCATGCACTGAAGAACGACTCGGTTACTAAGACGGAACTCGATAATCAGTCGAGAGTAAGGGCTTTCGCCGGGGAGTGTGTAGTAATACTCGAAAATGACGGTGTGCTCCCTTTGGCGGGAAAAGGGAAGATCGCACTTTACGGTAACGGTGCGCGCCATACGATAAAGGGCGGAACCGGTTCGGGTGATGTTAATTCCAGATATGTAGTCAATATCGAGGACGGCCTTAAGGATGCGGGATTTGAGGTAACGAGCACGTCATGGCTCGACAGGTTCGACGGCATCTTCGAAAAGAACAAGACCGACTATATGGAGAAGATAAAGCGAGTCGCAAAGGAGAGCGGACTTTCGGAGATCGAAGTCATGTTCGCGGAGCCTATCTCGATCCCTGAGATAATCGAGATCACGGATTCCGATATCGCTGAGAGCGATACTGATATAGCGATCTATGTCGTTTCGAGAGATTCGGGTGAAGGCGGAGACAGAAAGTGTGCAGAGGGTGATTATCTCTTCCGTGCAGACGAGCTCGCGGCGATAGGAAAGCTCGCATCTTCTTACAAGAAATTCATAGTCCTCCTTAATATCGGAGGTATCGTTGATATTAAGACCGTAAAGGATATAGACGGAGTCAATGCCATCGCCGACATAAGCCAGCTCGGAAATATCGGAGGATATGTCGTTGCGGATGTGCTGACGGGCAAGGCGGATCCTTCGGGAAGACTTACTGATACATGGGCAAAGAACTATGAGGACTACCCCGGGTATCAGGATTTCAGTTCCAATAACGGAAATACGGATGATGAATTCTATAAGGAAGGCATCTATATCGGTTACAGATATTTCGATACATTCTCGGTCGAGCCTCTTTATCCGTTCGGTTACGGCCTCGGCTACACGACATTTGATATAAAGACGACTGATGCCGAGATCAGGGGCAGCAAAGTGAGCCTTACTGTCGAGGTTATAAATACCGGGTCTCATAACGGAAAGGAGACCGTTCAGGTCTATGTATCTGCTCCTTTGGGTAAGGCCGATAAGCCCTATCAGGAACTGGCCGCTTATGAAAAGACTAAGCTACTGGCCCCGGGCGAGACAGATACATTAAATATCACTTTCGATCTGAAAAATCAGGATTCATTTGACCCTGAGACCGCAACGAGGATACTCGATAAGGGCGATTACTATGTAAGAGTCGGAAAGAATTCCAGAGATACGAAGATAGCCGCGGTTGTAAATGTCAGGGATACTATCACTACGAGAAAGCTAAAGAATCTGTTCGCGGCCGATATCGAATTTGAGGAGATGAAGAATCCCAATACCCAAAGGCAGATCACTTCATTTAATCCTAACGATGAGATCGAGTCGTGTGAGGCTGTAAGATTGCTTCTTGAAAAGGAGTCGATAAATGCCGTTACGATCGATTATGTTACGAAGAAACCTGCCATGACGGACGATCATCCCGATAAGGATATCATGTTTGAAGACGTCATCTACGGCGAGCATACCGTAGAAGAACTCACGGCTCAGCTTACGGTTCCTGAGATGGCGATGCTCTGTGTGGGCGCATACGGTAATTTCCTTGCTGACAGCATCGTAGGCGCAGCATCACTTCATGTGCCCGGTGCCGCAGCCGAGACTCCGGATCATCTCCTTGAGAGCCGCGGTATCCCCGTAATGATCCTTGCCGACGGTCCTGCAGGCTTGAGGCTTCAGCCTCACTTTAAGGCAACGCCGGACGGTACCCTTCTTCCCGGCGGTGAAGTGTTCGGCTTGAGCTACAGGGATTTCCCCGATACGACACCTGAGGATGCAGTCGATTACTATCAGTACTGTACTGCTATCCCGATCGCTACCGCACTCGCGCAGACCTGGAATAAGGAACTCATCAAGGAAGCCGGAAATATCGTAGGCGAAGAGATGAAGCTCTTCGGAGTACACTTCTGGCTCGCTCCCGGCATGAATATCCACAGAAATCCTCTGTGCGGCAGAAACTTCGAGTACTATTCGGAGGATCCGCTGGTCAGCGGAATGTGCGCGGCATACGATACGCTCGGCGTTCAGTCCTATGCGGGACAGGGAACGACCATAAAGCATTATGCGGGCAACAATCAGGAAGATAACAGGATGTACAGCAATTCTCATATATCCGAGAAGGCGCTCCGTGATCTTTACCTCAAGGGCTTCGGTATTGCAATTAAGCTGTCTCAGCCTTATTCTATAATGACGTCTTACAATCTGATCAACGGCACGCATGCTGCCAATAACCACGACCTGATCCAGGGTGTGGCAAGAGACGAATTCGGATTTGAAGGCGTAGTCATGACAGACTGGTATACCTCTCAGGATTTCTTCTTCGGAGGCGACCGCAAGGTCAAGTATCCCTGCTCTTCGAGCCCTATGTGCATCAAGGCGGGTAACGACTGGCAGATGCCCGGCTGCGAGAAGAATGTGACGGATATCATTGACGCGATAGAGTCCGGCGAGATCACTTTGGGAGAGCTTCAGTTCTGTACATGCAATATATTGAGAATGGCGGTGAAGTGCTTCTCGTAA
- a CDS encoding HD domain-containing protein: MFFAILLLMYTVASVETMFASRSGAHFIFMGAEIPLSMLTGVLSSLANILLIFLVIYFGKPGFITAVSVLALQFPMIVFSFTVSRNPAILSGLFTNIFTLIAIILIYQRNRKIEKFQDAEIDHLKEQQNLSQRLFEQTATALVNAIDAKDKYSHGHSMRVAEYSEKIAREMGKSDEECYQIYYSALLHDVGKIGIRIDILNKKGKLTDEEYENVKLHPVFGNQILSSISEYPYLSIGAHYHHERYDGKGYPEKLKGEDIPEIARIISVADAYDAMTSKRSYRDAIPQQLVREEIVKNAGTQFDPEIAKIMQKIIDRDVEYEMKEKETVKELAGKNVLHCGEYRAEISDGIIIIPAVTKMRMKCAPEGDTNGMPSMILFDSLDGRVHKEEKTKEDLCYYEFAEIRFDGETVCRGARKVKVDIDGVEQGVDTGLQEKEYVIEAVRCKDHALIKIDDGSKMVTVTVALPDSSRYTYIGLTGENCRISDVAISKSKDWVSEDYIPRIAEKISYIEGPQGDVPNVQIDGHRTESTAGIPITDGLEISFHTMSLPTSRLIWHCPFIEIFHSRDGSVNGKDYRDYALVRLDGENWKGEGESDDQLTIEKTDEFKSWEDWKSYNRKGYDCTVRFGRQGNVITVDTVNYGIVIHNVTTVLDGKNDIYAALSGDQCALTDIRISK, from the coding sequence CCGGATTCATTACCGCTGTGTCGGTACTGGCGTTGCAGTTTCCGATGATCGTCTTCTCGTTTACCGTATCGCGTAACCCCGCTATCCTGTCGGGTCTTTTTACCAATATATTTACGCTCATAGCGATCATCCTGATCTATCAGAGGAACAGGAAGATAGAGAAGTTCCAGGATGCCGAGATCGATCACCTCAAGGAACAGCAGAATCTCTCGCAGCGACTCTTCGAACAGACGGCTACGGCGCTCGTTAACGCCATCGACGCCAAGGATAAGTATTCCCACGGACATTCTATGCGTGTTGCGGAGTATTCCGAGAAGATCGCGAGGGAGATGGGAAAGAGCGACGAGGAGTGCTATCAGATATACTACAGCGCCCTTCTTCACGACGTAGGAAAGATCGGTATCAGGATCGACATACTGAACAAAAAGGGAAAACTCACCGATGAGGAGTATGAGAACGTCAAGCTCCATCCCGTATTCGGTAACCAGATCCTGTCGAGCATCAGCGAGTATCCTTACCTCAGTATCGGTGCTCATTATCATCACGAAAGATATGACGGCAAGGGTTATCCCGAGAAGCTCAAGGGTGAAGATATCCCTGAGATCGCGCGCATCATATCGGTAGCGGATGCTTATGATGCCATGACTTCAAAGAGGAGCTACAGGGATGCCATCCCTCAGCAGCTCGTAAGAGAAGAGATCGTTAAGAATGCGGGAACCCAGTTCGATCCCGAGATCGCCAAGATAATGCAGAAGATCATCGACCGTGACGTCGAATACGAGATGAAGGAAAAGGAGACCGTTAAGGAACTTGCAGGTAAGAATGTCCTTCATTGCGGTGAGTACAGAGCCGAGATCTCAGACGGCATAATCATAATCCCGGCAGTTACTAAGATGCGTATGAAATGCGCTCCCGAAGGTGACACGAACGGAATGCCTTCCATGATCCTCTTTGACTCCCTGGACGGTCGCGTTCACAAAGAAGAAAAGACAAAAGAGGATCTGTGCTACTACGAGTTCGCTGAGATAAGATTCGACGGTGAGACAGTATGCAGAGGTGCTCGAAAGGTAAAGGTCGATATAGACGGAGTAGAGCAGGGTGTCGATACCGGTTTACAGGAAAAGGAATACGTTATCGAGGCCGTAAGATGTAAGGATCATGCGCTCATTAAGATCGATGACGGATCAAAGATGGTAACTGTCACCGTAGCGCTGCCCGACAGCTCGAGATATACATATATCGGTCTTACAGGCGAGAACTGCAGGATAAGTGATGTTGCGATAAGTAAATCAAAAGACTGGGTGAGCGAGGACTATATCCCCAGGATCGCGGAGAAGATCAGTTATATAGAAGGCCCGCAGGGAGATGTTCCCAATGTTCAGATCGACGGTCACAGGACTGAGTCTACGGCCGGTATCCCTATAACTGACGGGCTCGAGATCTCGTTTCATACGATGAGCCTTCCTACTTCGAGGCTCATATGGCATTGTCCGTTCATCGAGATATTCCATTCAAGGGACGGATCGGTGAACGGTAAGGACTATCGCGACTATGCACTCGTTCGACTGGACGGCGAAAACTGGAAGGGCGAAGGTGAATCAGACGATCAGCTCACCATCGAAAAGACGGATGAATTTAAGAGCTGGGAAGATTGGAAGAGCTATAACAGGAAAGGTTATGACTGCACCGTGAGATTCGGCAGGCAGGGAAATGTAATAACCGTCGATACCGTAAATTACGGCATCGTGATACATAACGTGACGACGGTCTTAGATGGTAAGAATGACATCTACGCGGCTCTGTCCGGTGATCAGTGTGCCCTGACTGATATCAGGATCTCTAAGTGA